The following proteins come from a genomic window of Brevibacillus antibioticus:
- a CDS encoding ArsR/SmtB family transcription factor produces MQDLPDWLRKHLHVAYIPGYEFFLSLHVLAKPAHHTSRLHWAEELLTALPAPFLKKLHFFSSMSNQFLDAMDFLAPWEECFEHSVEAALERVQAMDAGEFAQLMIGPIYHPRQLHAWMQGRTDEIFDELKPEHRELLRHPLSTKRSFLEFCYDYLPFFQAEERRIEPWLVRAVHEAQEQIKLDPIPFLSQIHPRLKVHEDFLQFHKAKTYTFGYSELARIHLRVSTFIAPHLLLGIYDDHISVGLFVEVPGTRATSVIPADFINKMKVFSDPTRTAILKSLLAHPYCTQQLADLHNISEPAVNKHLNLLVDTGFIWSERRGRYVFYRAIAYRLEQLAVDLHEFIDMPVPELISPPALSHPPERRK; encoded by the coding sequence GTGCAAGATTTGCCTGACTGGCTGCGTAAGCATCTGCATGTCGCATACATACCTGGCTATGAGTTTTTCTTAAGTCTCCATGTGCTTGCAAAGCCTGCGCATCACACCTCCCGCTTGCATTGGGCGGAGGAGTTGCTCACTGCTTTACCTGCCCCGTTCTTGAAAAAGCTTCACTTTTTTAGTTCCATGTCCAATCAGTTTCTCGATGCCATGGACTTCCTGGCGCCTTGGGAGGAGTGCTTTGAGCATTCTGTTGAGGCCGCATTGGAGCGTGTACAAGCGATGGATGCTGGCGAATTTGCCCAACTCATGATCGGTCCCATCTATCATCCCAGACAGCTTCACGCTTGGATGCAAGGACGTACGGACGAGATTTTTGATGAACTGAAACCGGAGCATCGGGAGCTTTTGCGCCATCCGCTCTCGACCAAGCGCAGTTTTCTCGAGTTTTGCTACGACTACCTGCCTTTTTTCCAGGCAGAAGAACGGCGGATTGAACCGTGGCTCGTCCGCGCCGTACATGAAGCACAAGAGCAGATCAAGCTTGATCCAATTCCGTTTTTGTCGCAGATACACCCGCGCTTGAAGGTGCATGAAGACTTCTTGCAATTTCATAAGGCCAAAACGTACACATTTGGCTATTCGGAGCTGGCGCGTATCCATTTGCGTGTCTCTACTTTTATCGCGCCGCATTTGTTGCTCGGCATTTATGACGACCATATCTCCGTGGGCTTATTCGTTGAAGTTCCCGGCACCAGAGCCACCTCGGTGATTCCCGCTGACTTCATCAACAAAATGAAGGTGTTCAGTGATCCGACGCGGACGGCGATTCTCAAATCATTATTGGCTCATCCTTACTGCACGCAGCAGTTGGCTGACCTGCACAACATTAGTGAACCTGCCGTTAACAAGCACCTGAATCTGTTGGTAGACACAGGCTTTATCTGGAGTGAACGGCGGGGACGGTATGTGTTTTACCGCGCGATTGCTTACCGGCTGGAACAACTCGCCGTCGATCTGCATGAGTTCATCGATATGCCTGTTCCCGAACTTATCTCTCCACCTGCTTTATCACATCCCCCAGAACGGAGGAAATAA